A window of the Candidatus Krumholzibacteriia bacterium genome harbors these coding sequences:
- a CDS encoding protein-L-isoaspartate(D-aspartate) O-methyltransferase — translation MPRIPILLGMLTIAVSSLVVAGESYRERRMQMVTEQIAARGVEDQTVLRAMRTVQRHHFVPEPLRDQAYTDRPLPIGREQTISQPYIVAFMTEALDLGPHHRVYELGTGSGYQAAVLAEIVEEVYTVEIVSELARRARTTLQELGYDDVHVRAGDGWAGWPEAAPFDRIIVTAAAPELPQTLLDQLVAGGKMILPLGPDGGAQELILVEKTEDGRVKTRELLPVRFVPVTRDPR, via the coding sequence ATGCCGAGGATCCCGATCCTGCTGGGAATGCTCACGATCGCAGTGTCGTCGCTCGTCGTCGCGGGCGAGTCCTACCGCGAGCGCCGCATGCAGATGGTCACCGAACAGATCGCCGCGCGCGGCGTGGAGGACCAGACCGTGCTGCGGGCCATGCGCACCGTGCAGCGGCATCACTTCGTACCCGAGCCGTTGCGCGACCAGGCCTACACCGATCGACCGCTGCCGATCGGGCGGGAGCAGACGATCTCGCAGCCCTACATCGTGGCCTTCATGACCGAGGCGCTCGACCTGGGTCCGCACCATCGCGTGTACGAACTCGGAACCGGTTCGGGATACCAGGCCGCGGTGCTGGCCGAGATCGTCGAGGAGGTCTACACGGTCGAGATCGTGTCCGAACTGGCCCGGCGCGCGCGCACCACGCTCCAGGAGCTGGGTTACGACGACGTGCACGTGCGCGCGGGCGACGGCTGGGCGGGCTGGCCCGAGGCCGCGCCCTTCGATCGCATCATCGTGACGGCCGCCGCGCCGGAGCTGCCGCAGACCCTGCTCGACCAGCTGGTCGCCGGAGGCAAGATGATCCTGCCGCTCGGGCCGGACGGCGGAGCGCAGGAATTGATCCTCGTGGAGAAGACCGAGGACGGGCGCGTGAAGACCCGGGAGCTGTTGCCGGTGCGCTTCGTGCCGGTCACGCGGGATCCGCGCTGA
- a CDS encoding globin domain-containing protein has translation MSPEQKTLVLQSWKKVEPATPEAVDLYFKTLFAVDPGLRMTFPEDLDREGKRLFSVISTAVRMLDQVDELTPVLRDFAEHYERRGVRDRDFSTIGIALINSLRHQLGPEFDAATQEAWIDAYSLISGIALESQASVA, from the coding sequence GTGAGCCCCGAGCAGAAGACACTCGTCCTGCAGAGTTGGAAGAAGGTCGAGCCCGCCACGCCCGAGGCGGTCGACCTGTACTTCAAGACCCTCTTCGCCGTGGATCCCGGTCTGCGCATGACCTTTCCCGAGGACCTGGATCGCGAGGGCAAACGGCTGTTCAGCGTGATCTCGACCGCAGTCCGCATGCTCGACCAGGTCGACGAACTCACCCCCGTACTCCGGGACTTCGCCGAGCACTACGAACGACGGGGCGTGCGCGATCGGGACTTCAGTACGATCGGCATCGCCCTGATCAACTCCCTGCGCCACCAGTTGGGGCCGGAGTTCGACGCCGCCACCCAGGAGGCCTGGATCGACGCCTACTCGCTGATCTCGGGAATCGCCCTCGAGAGCCAGGCGAGCGTCGCCTGA
- a CDS encoding Mut7-C RNAse domain-containing protein — MHEAPTRRAEIRFYEELNDFLPPEQRKRSFETTFHGSRSVLDLIQALGVPHTEIDVILVDGESVGFDHRVEGGERIAVYPTFERFDVSSVTRLRPEPLREPRFVCDVHLGHLARDLRTLGFDTSYERELTDDEIVARAVDEHRIVLTRDRGILDRRAVTHGHWIRTTDPEAQVVEVVRALDLKDSIELFTRCRECNGELEAVARVTVHDEVPPKIFAEHDEFTRCSGCGRVYWRGSHYDRMRERLGELLD; from the coding sequence GTGCACGAAGCACCCACCCGCCGCGCCGAGATCCGATTCTACGAGGAGTTGAACGACTTCCTCCCGCCCGAGCAGCGGAAGCGGTCCTTCGAGACCACCTTCCACGGCTCCCGCTCGGTCCTGGACCTGATCCAGGCCCTCGGCGTGCCGCACACCGAGATCGACGTGATCCTCGTCGACGGCGAGTCGGTCGGCTTCGACCATCGCGTCGAGGGCGGCGAACGCATCGCCGTGTACCCGACCTTCGAGCGCTTCGACGTGTCCTCGGTCACGCGACTGCGGCCCGAGCCATTGCGCGAGCCGCGCTTCGTCTGCGACGTGCACCTCGGTCACCTGGCCCGCGACCTGCGCACGCTCGGCTTCGACACGTCGTACGAGCGCGAGCTCACCGACGACGAGATCGTCGCCCGCGCCGTCGACGAACACCGCATCGTGCTCACCCGGGACCGTGGCATCCTCGACCGCCGCGCCGTGACCCACGGGCACTGGATCCGCACGACCGACCCGGAGGCACAGGTCGTCGAGGTGGTCCGTGCACTCGACCTGAAGGACTCGATCGAACTCTTCACCCGGTGTCGCGAGTGCAACGGAGAACTCGAGGCCGTGGCCCGGGTGACGGTGCACGACGAGGTCCCGCCGAAGATCTTCGCCGAACACGACGAGTTCACGCGGTGTTCGGGATGCGGGCGCGTGTACTGGCGCGGCTCGCACTACGACCGCATGCGCGAGCGACTCGGCGAGCTGCTGGACTGA
- the thiE gene encoding thiamine phosphate synthase: MAVDRSRLRDWRVYVVTDAGLSRGRSHAEIVAAAVSGGADVIQLRDKEASDDDFLRSARALLRITRPAGVPLIVNDRVSVAVAVDAEGVHVGQSDLTARETRRLIGDDRILGVSAESLDDARRAVDDGADYVGVSPVFDARATKADAAQPLGLEGLAEIRRHCGLPLVAIGGIDHDSAASVIAAGADCVAVISAVVSADDVAAAVRALRTAIDAPPRQAPGGIG; the protein is encoded by the coding sequence GTGGCCGTCGATCGTTCCCGCCTGAGGGACTGGCGGGTGTACGTGGTGACCGACGCCGGCCTCTCGCGAGGACGGTCCCACGCCGAGATCGTCGCAGCAGCCGTGTCCGGCGGGGCCGACGTGATCCAGCTGCGCGACAAGGAGGCCTCGGACGACGATTTCCTCCGGAGCGCCCGTGCGTTGCTGCGGATCACCCGGCCCGCCGGCGTGCCGCTGATCGTGAACGATCGCGTGTCGGTGGCCGTGGCCGTCGATGCCGAGGGCGTACACGTGGGCCAGTCGGATCTCACAGCCCGGGAAACGCGACGGCTCATCGGCGACGATCGCATCCTGGGCGTGTCGGCCGAGTCGTTGGACGACGCCCGGCGCGCGGTCGACGACGGCGCCGACTACGTGGGCGTGAGTCCGGTCTTCGACGCCCGTGCCACCAAGGCCGACGCGGCGCAGCCCCTCGGCCTCGAGGGCCTGGCCGAGATCCGGCGACACTGCGGTCTGCCGCTCGTGGCGATCGGTGGCATCGACCACGACAGCGCCGCCTCGGTCATCGCCGCCGGCGCCGACTGCGTGGCCGTGATCAGCGCCGTGGTCTCGGCCGACGACGTCGCGGCCGCCGTGCGTGCGCTGCGTACCGCCATCGACGCACCCCCTCGACAGGCCCCCGGGGGGATCGGGTAG
- a CDS encoding kelch repeat-containing protein: MSDWIPLSPSTTASNGRMPGARYGASFVALDSDHFLLYGGFGPTNGTYAEWWIYDAATNEWTDLTDPVDIPAARFRGFAAAAGTGGHAYVYGGLYADGSTSDLYGHYRYVGGTQNSWNEGTFGFGGPGPVAHASFERVSSRADRTNRLLLFGGLAGQGPRQEFTDDTWMFGNVGGDLTGSRVVTGFDDVRPSARGRHASVSFRRGSDIVCMIFGGTDGLGSVRNDTWIWAPGGDR; encoded by the coding sequence GTGTCCGACTGGATCCCGTTGTCGCCGAGCACCACCGCCTCGAACGGCCGCATGCCCGGCGCGCGCTACGGTGCGAGCTTCGTCGCGCTCGACTCCGACCACTTCCTCCTGTACGGAGGATTCGGCCCGACGAACGGGACCTACGCCGAATGGTGGATCTATGACGCGGCCACCAACGAGTGGACCGACCTGACCGACCCCGTCGACATCCCCGCCGCGCGTTTCCGCGGCTTCGCGGCCGCCGCCGGAACGGGAGGTCACGCCTACGTGTACGGCGGTCTGTACGCCGACGGTTCGACGAGTGACCTCTACGGCCACTACCGGTACGTGGGTGGAACGCAAAACTCCTGGAACGAGGGGACGTTCGGATTCGGGGGACCGGGACCGGTCGCCCACGCCTCGTTCGAGCGGGTGTCGAGCCGGGCGGACCGGACGAATCGCCTGCTGCTGTTCGGTGGCCTGGCCGGCCAGGGACCGCGGCAGGAGTTCACCGACGACACCTGGATGTTCGGCAACGTCGGCGGCGATCTCACCGGCAGTCGTGTGGTCACGGGCTTCGACGACGTGCGTCCTTCCGCCCGCGGCCGCCACGCCAGCGTGAGCTTCCGTCGCGGCAGCGACATCGTGTGCATGATCTTCGGCGGAACCGACGGCCTCGGCTCCGTGCGGAACGACACCTGGATCTGGGCCCCCGGAGGTGACCGGTGA
- a CDS encoding amidohydrolase family protein: protein MRTPLIVLLLLFVSSSAHAQLAVRGATVHTMAGDPIADGVVLIEDGRVVRVGPVSEIDVPSDYEVLEAEVVLPGLIDARSVVGLAGQFNVDADQDQLEASEAIQPELRAIDAFNIRERLVSWVRDLGVTTLHTGHGPGKVVSGRTMVVKTAGENADAAALATGVMVAATLGDGATESGRTVPGTRSKAVAILRQALIDAREHAEKDDPDRNLRLETLARVLDGEVPLMITAHRHQDILSALRLQREFGFRLVLDGASDAHLVLDEIAEAGVPVVVHPTMTRPGRPGSVSETENVTVTMPAQLAAANIPFAFQSGFESYVPKTRVVLFEAAMAVAYGLDEEVALRALTIVPASILGVDDRVGSLEPGKDADLALYDGDPFEYTTHCVGVVIDGEIVSRQAK from the coding sequence ATGAGGACACCCCTGATCGTGTTGCTGCTGCTCTTCGTCTCGTCGTCCGCCCACGCCCAACTCGCCGTACGCGGGGCGACCGTGCACACCATGGCGGGTGATCCGATCGCCGACGGCGTGGTCCTGATCGAGGACGGCAGGGTCGTGCGCGTGGGCCCGGTGTCGGAGATCGACGTGCCGAGCGACTACGAGGTGCTCGAGGCCGAGGTCGTCCTGCCCGGCCTGATCGACGCCCGCTCGGTGGTGGGCCTGGCCGGACAGTTCAACGTGGACGCCGACCAGGACCAGCTCGAGGCGAGCGAGGCGATCCAGCCCGAGTTGCGGGCGATCGACGCCTTCAACATCCGCGAGCGTCTGGTGTCGTGGGTGCGCGACCTGGGCGTGACCACGCTGCACACCGGCCACGGTCCGGGCAAGGTCGTGAGCGGCCGGACCATGGTGGTGAAGACCGCCGGCGAGAACGCCGACGCCGCCGCGCTGGCCACCGGCGTGATGGTCGCCGCCACCCTCGGCGACGGGGCCACCGAATCGGGCCGCACGGTGCCCGGCACCCGCAGCAAGGCGGTGGCGATCCTCCGCCAGGCCCTGATCGACGCGCGCGAGCACGCCGAGAAGGACGATCCCGACCGCAACCTGCGGCTCGAGACCCTGGCGCGAGTGCTCGACGGCGAGGTTCCGCTGATGATCACCGCCCATCGTCACCAGGACATCCTGTCGGCGCTGCGGCTGCAGCGGGAGTTCGGATTCCGTCTGGTCCTCGACGGCGCCTCCGATGCGCACCTGGTGCTCGACGAGATCGCCGAGGCCGGCGTGCCGGTCGTCGTGCATCCCACGATGACGCGTCCGGGGCGGCCGGGTTCGGTGTCGGAGACCGAGAACGTCACCGTGACGATGCCCGCGCAACTCGCCGCGGCGAACATTCCCTTCGCCTTCCAGAGCGGATTCGAGAGCTACGTGCCGAAGACCCGCGTGGTGCTGTTCGAGGCGGCGATGGCCGTGGCCTACGGACTCGACGAGGAGGTCGCCCTGCGGGCGCTGACGATCGTCCCCGCCTCGATCCTCGGCGTGGACGACCGCGTGGGGTCGCTCGAGCCGGGCAAGGACGCCGACCTGGCGCTGTACGACGGCGATCCCTTCGAGTACACGACGCACTGCGTCGGCGTGGTGATCGACGGGGAGATCGTGAGCCGGCAGGCGAAGTGA
- a CDS encoding ABC transporter permease — MVRPLVRHVVVDAARSLAQHRLRTSLATLGIVIGVAALSAVLAVGDGIEAYVRAQIDASTSLAMVVLEPRTHTTVDGRRVPLREARRFVLSPADVRSLADDVDNLRGAASFHRTHGEIENHNGGTDPVALLGVTPGAIGLGPSGLRTGRDFTVADLENERDVALVTPAVFPDTPADSVPGRELVIEGRTLTVIGVVETGSDTPAVIVPLPLSAQLDIDPSERVLAQTVLEIDRMERSESTLAAIEAWLDDAHPEWREGATLDANLGRLRQAQQGILLFKAFMGAITGIALLVGGIGIMNVLLVSVVERTREIGVRRAVGARGSDIRLQLLTESVLLCAGGSLLGVVFGVAGAYLATYVMRAISAADVYAAVTLPSLAFAVATATVVGLVFGVVPAGRAARLSPVEAMRTE, encoded by the coding sequence ATGGTCCGCCCGCTCGTCCGCCACGTCGTCGTCGACGCCGCCCGGTCGCTCGCCCAGCACCGTCTGCGGACCTCCCTGGCCACGCTGGGCATCGTGATCGGGGTGGCCGCCCTGAGCGCCGTGCTGGCCGTGGGCGACGGCATCGAGGCCTACGTCCGGGCCCAGATCGACGCCTCGACCTCGCTGGCCATGGTGGTGCTCGAACCGCGGACGCACACCACGGTCGACGGCCGTCGCGTGCCCCTGCGCGAGGCGCGTCGCTTCGTCCTGTCGCCGGCCGACGTGCGGTCCCTCGCCGACGACGTCGACAACCTGCGCGGCGCGGCGTCGTTCCATCGGACGCACGGCGAGATCGAGAATCACAACGGCGGGACCGATCCGGTCGCGCTGCTCGGGGTGACGCCGGGGGCGATCGGCCTGGGTCCGTCCGGATTGCGCACCGGGCGCGACTTCACGGTCGCCGACCTCGAGAACGAACGCGACGTGGCCCTGGTGACCCCGGCCGTGTTCCCGGACACCCCCGCCGACTCCGTTCCCGGCCGCGAATTGGTCATCGAGGGACGGACCCTGACCGTGATCGGTGTGGTCGAGACCGGCAGCGACACGCCGGCGGTCATCGTCCCGCTACCGCTGTCGGCGCAGCTCGACATCGACCCCTCCGAGCGGGTGCTCGCACAGACGGTGCTCGAGATCGACCGCATGGAGCGCTCCGAGTCGACCCTGGCCGCGATCGAGGCGTGGCTCGACGACGCCCATCCCGAGTGGCGCGAGGGCGCCACCCTGGACGCCAACCTGGGCCGTCTGCGGCAGGCCCAGCAGGGGATCCTGCTGTTCAAGGCGTTCATGGGGGCGATCACCGGCATCGCCCTTCTCGTGGGCGGCATCGGGATCATGAACGTGTTGCTGGTGTCGGTGGTCGAGCGAACGCGCGAGATCGGCGTGCGGCGGGCGGTGGGGGCGCGGGGTTCGGACATCCGCCTGCAACTACTGACCGAGTCGGTGTTGCTGTGTGCGGGTGGGAGTCTTCTCGGGGTCGTGTTCGGAGTGGCCGGGGCCTACCTGGCCACGTACGTCATGCGTGCGATCAGCGCCGCCGACGTCTACGCCGCCGTCACGCTTCCCTCTCTGGCCTTCGCGGTGGCCACGGCCACGGTCGTCGGACTGGTCTTCGGCGTGGTCCCTGCCGGCCGTGCGGCTCGTCTGTCGCCGGTCGAGGCCATGCGCACCGAGTGA
- a CDS encoding ion transporter produces the protein MSLRNRIHEVVFEADTPAGRAFDVALFVSIVVSVTAVMLDSVDSIRAEHGILLRTIEWFFTVLFTVEYAVRLAVIGRPWRYAVSTFGVIDLLAILPTYLSVVFAGSQSLLVIRALRLMRVFRVLKMVRFVGEADVLSSAIRESARKIIVFLTFVLTVVLIVGAAMYLIEGDASGFTNIPQSMYWAIVTMTTVGYGDIAPQTILGKALASLVMILGYGVIAVPTGIVTVELGLAGRRHAQVSTQACPSCAAEGHDPDARFCKYCGEAL, from the coding sequence ATGAGCCTACGCAACCGTATTCACGAAGTCGTCTTCGAAGCAGACACACCCGCAGGGCGTGCCTTCGACGTTGCGTTGTTCGTGAGCATCGTCGTGAGCGTCACGGCCGTCATGCTCGACAGCGTCGATTCTATCCGGGCCGAACACGGGATCCTGCTCCGCACGATCGAGTGGTTCTTCACCGTGCTCTTCACGGTCGAGTACGCCGTCCGGCTCGCGGTGATCGGACGGCCCTGGCGCTATGCCGTCAGCACGTTCGGCGTGATCGACCTGCTGGCGATCCTGCCCACCTACCTGAGTGTCGTGTTCGCCGGTTCACAGTCCCTGTTGGTGATCCGTGCACTGCGCCTCATGCGCGTGTTCCGCGTCTTGAAGATGGTCCGCTTCGTCGGCGAGGCCGATGTGCTGAGCTCGGCGATCCGTGAGAGTGCGCGGAAGATCATCGTGTTCCTGACCTTCGTCCTCACGGTGGTGTTGATCGTCGGCGCGGCCATGTATCTGATCGAGGGCGACGCGAGCGGCTTCACGAACATCCCTCAGAGCATGTACTGGGCGATCGTGACCATGACCACGGTCGGGTACGGCGACATCGCCCCACAGACGATCCTGGGCAAGGCTCTGGCTTCGCTCGTGATGATCCTGGGCTACGGCGTGATCGCGGTCCCGACCGGGATCGTGACGGTGGAGCTGGGCCTGGCGGGTCGGAGACACGCGCAGGTCAGTACACAGGCGTGTCCGAGCTGCGCGGCGGAGGGCCACGATCCCGATGCGCGGTTCTGCAAGTACTGTGGCGAGGCGCTGTAG
- a CDS encoding NUDIX hydrolase, giving the protein MPRHEGVESAPGVVVHGEHRVFDGRLLKIDEAAVGLPGGSRATLESIRHPGAAAALPFVDDDTVLLVRQYRHAMGGYILEVPAGKIDDEEPPAVCARREVQEEVGHLPGRLEPLGAIFTTPGFTDEVIWLFEAHDLVDTGTAHEEDEVIEVQSWRFDQAIQAVEDGRIRDAKSVAAILHSALRRVREDG; this is encoded by the coding sequence ATGCCGCGCCACGAAGGAGTCGAGTCCGCCCCGGGCGTCGTCGTGCACGGAGAGCATCGCGTCTTCGACGGCCGGCTGCTGAAGATCGACGAGGCCGCTGTCGGCCTCCCCGGGGGTAGCCGCGCCACGCTCGAGTCCATCCGCCATCCCGGGGCTGCGGCGGCGCTCCCCTTCGTCGATGACGACACCGTGTTGTTGGTGCGGCAGTACCGCCACGCGATGGGCGGCTACATCCTCGAGGTCCCGGCCGGCAAGATCGACGACGAGGAGCCCCCGGCGGTCTGTGCCCGGCGCGAGGTGCAGGAGGAGGTCGGGCACCTCCCCGGACGGCTGGAGCCGCTCGGAGCGATCTTCACGACCCCGGGGTTCACCGACGAGGTGATCTGGTTGTTCGAGGCCCACGATCTCGTGGACACGGGGACCGCCCACGAGGAGGACGAAGTGATCGAGGTGCAGTCGTGGCGCTTCGATCAGGCCATCCAGGCTGTCGAGGACGGTCGGATCCGCGATGCCAAGTCGGTGGCCGCGATCCTCCACTCGGCTCTGCGGCGGGTCCGGGAGGACGGTTGA
- a CDS encoding SDR family oxidoreductase: protein MTDSTVLVVGAGSAIAQDLSTRLGDRGTRLVQWSRQEGFDAVVDVVADESLPDLPETLEGLVYFPGTIELAPFPRLDMGTFRRDWEINVGGLVRVLHHAIGSLQKSEAASVVGVSTVAAGHGLGFHASIAAAKAGVEGLMRTLAAEYAPRGVRFNCVAPSLTDTPLASGLIDSDAKRKRMDDRHPLGRIGRPRDVAAAIDYLLSDDASWVTGQVLAVDSGYGICH, encoded by the coding sequence ATGACCGACTCCACCGTTCTCGTCGTCGGCGCCGGGTCCGCGATTGCGCAGGATCTGAGCACCCGGCTCGGGGATCGAGGTACCCGACTCGTGCAGTGGTCCCGGCAGGAAGGCTTCGACGCCGTCGTCGACGTGGTCGCCGACGAGAGTCTTCCCGACTTGCCCGAGACGCTGGAGGGGCTGGTCTATTTCCCCGGCACGATCGAACTGGCGCCGTTCCCTCGTCTGGACATGGGCACGTTCCGTCGTGACTGGGAGATCAACGTCGGCGGGCTCGTCCGTGTGCTGCACCACGCGATCGGCTCTCTGCAGAAGTCCGAAGCAGCGTCGGTGGTCGGTGTGAGCACGGTGGCGGCGGGTCACGGACTCGGCTTCCACGCCTCGATCGCCGCGGCCAAAGCGGGGGTGGAAGGGCTCATGCGAACGCTCGCGGCCGAATACGCCCCTCGCGGTGTGCGATTCAATTGCGTGGCGCCATCCTTGACCGACACGCCGCTGGCGTCGGGGCTCATCGACAGCGACGCCAAACGCAAGCGCATGGACGACCGGCACCCGCTCGGTCGGATCGGTCGGCCCCGCGACGTCGCCGCCGCGATCGACTACTTGTTGTCGGACGACGCGAGCTGGGTCACCGGTCAGGTGCTGGCCGTCGACAGTGGCTACGGCATCTGTCACTGA
- a CDS encoding amidohydrolase family protein — protein sequence MIRSESRAGRRWSVVAIALPVLLLMAPPATAQDRAQAFTGARILTMAGETIENGTLVVHDGVIAHVGESDDVDLPAAADVHELDGATIIPGLVDTHSHLGGPWAADGSEPIQPECRALDAIDVRDAGFQKAQAGGVTTANVMPGSGHLLSGQTLYLKLRDGGTIDDLLIMDDGMVAGGVKMANGTNSQKAKPFPGTRGKAAALVREAFVAAQDYRRKIEAADGDPAKMPPRDLGMETLLDVLDGARVVHHHTHRHDDVLTVLRLQEEFGFRVVLHHVSEAWKVADEIAAADVPCSIILLDSPGGKHEAVDLVWKTGGVLEDAGVSVSIHTDDPITDSRWFLRSAAFAVRAGMSREAALRALTIEAAKHLDLADRIGSLEVGKDADFAILSGDPLALRTRVLETWVEGERVFDLDDEDDRLWAEGGYGASRPQALTWCCHGSLEAK from the coding sequence ATGATCCGATCCGAGTCCCGCGCCGGACGGCGGTGGTCCGTGGTGGCCATCGCGCTGCCGGTGCTCCTGCTGATGGCTCCGCCGGCCACGGCTCAGGACCGTGCGCAGGCCTTCACCGGCGCGCGTATCCTGACCATGGCCGGCGAGACGATCGAGAACGGCACACTGGTGGTGCACGACGGCGTGATCGCGCACGTCGGAGAGTCCGACGACGTCGACCTTCCGGCCGCGGCCGACGTCCACGAACTCGACGGCGCCACGATCATCCCCGGCCTCGTCGACACGCACAGCCATCTGGGCGGTCCGTGGGCGGCCGACGGCAGCGAGCCGATCCAGCCCGAGTGCCGCGCGCTCGACGCGATCGACGTGCGCGACGCCGGCTTCCAGAAGGCCCAGGCCGGAGGCGTGACCACCGCCAACGTCATGCCCGGCTCGGGCCATCTGCTGAGCGGGCAGACGCTCTACCTGAAGCTGCGCGACGGTGGCACCATCGACGACCTGTTGATCATGGACGACGGCATGGTCGCCGGCGGCGTGAAGATGGCCAACGGCACCAACAGCCAGAAGGCGAAGCCCTTCCCCGGCACACGTGGCAAGGCCGCGGCCCTGGTGCGCGAGGCCTTCGTCGCTGCCCAGGACTACCGCCGGAAGATCGAGGCGGCTGACGGCGATCCCGCGAAGATGCCGCCCCGCGACCTGGGCATGGAGACCCTGCTCGACGTGCTCGACGGCGCGCGCGTGGTCCATCACCACACGCACCGGCACGACGACGTGCTCACCGTGCTGCGCCTGCAGGAGGAGTTCGGATTCCGCGTGGTGCTGCACCACGTGAGCGAGGCCTGGAAGGTGGCCGACGAGATCGCCGCGGCCGACGTGCCCTGTTCGATCATCCTTCTGGACAGTCCGGGCGGCAAGCACGAGGCGGTCGATCTGGTCTGGAAGACCGGAGGCGTGCTCGAGGACGCCGGCGTGAGCGTGTCGATCCACACCGACGACCCGATCACCGACAGCCGGTGGTTCCTGCGCTCGGCCGCCTTCGCCGTGCGCGCGGGCATGAGCCGCGAGGCGGCACTGCGCGCGCTGACGATCGAGGCGGCGAAGCACCTCGACCTCGCCGATCGCATCGGTTCGCTGGAAGTGGGCAAGGACGCGGACTTCGCGATCCTGAGCGGAGATCCCCTGGCCCTGCGCACGCGCGTGCTCGAGACCTGGGTCGAGGGCGAGCGCGTGTTCGACCTCGACGACGAGGACGATCGTCTGTGGGCCGAGGGCGGCTACGGTGCCAGCCGGCCGCAGGCCCTGACCTGGTGCTGCCACGGAAGCCTGGAGGCGAAGTGA
- the tenA gene encoding thiaminase II: protein MSTGFARQLRERTASVWDAVHAHPFVTGIGDGTLPTEVFTFYLAQDHAYLDGFARVLAVAAAKAESLDDMRRLGGLLALTLEEEMEMHRRTCAAFGITSDELERTEPGLVTSAYTSYLLRTCYEGSMTDILAVLLPCAAGYVEIAQRLRERGLPDVEHYREWIETYTDPSMVELVEWLSERVDAMGAEASEAARVRWLDRYRTSARYELLFFDMAWRRETWPSIVPA from the coding sequence GTGTCGACCGGCTTCGCCCGGCAGCTGCGCGAAAGGACGGCGTCCGTCTGGGACGCCGTCCACGCGCATCCCTTCGTCACCGGCATCGGCGACGGCACGCTGCCGACCGAAGTGTTCACCTTCTACCTGGCCCAGGACCATGCCTACCTCGACGGCTTCGCGCGCGTGCTCGCGGTGGCCGCGGCCAAGGCGGAGTCGCTCGACGACATGCGCCGTCTGGGCGGCCTGCTCGCGCTGACGCTCGAGGAGGAGATGGAGATGCACCGCCGCACGTGCGCGGCCTTCGGCATCACGTCCGACGAACTCGAACGCACCGAGCCCGGCCTGGTGACCTCGGCCTACACCAGCTACCTGCTGCGCACCTGCTACGAGGGCTCGATGACCGACATCCTGGCCGTGCTGCTGCCGTGCGCGGCCGGCTACGTCGAGATCGCCCAGCGGCTCCGGGAACGCGGTCTGCCCGACGTCGAGCACTACCGTGAATGGATCGAGACCTACACCGATCCGTCGATGGTCGAACTCGTCGAGTGGCTGAGCGAACGCGTCGATGCGATGGGCGCCGAGGCGAGCGAGGCGGCCCGCGTGCGCTGGCTCGACCGCTACCGTACGAGCGCCCGCTACGAACTGTTGTTCTTCGACATGGCCTGGAGGCGCGAGACGTGGCCGTCGATCGTTCCCGCCTGA